One genomic region from Harpia harpyja isolate bHarHar1 chromosome 1, bHarHar1 primary haplotype, whole genome shotgun sequence encodes:
- the OSBPL2 gene encoding oxysterol-binding protein-related protein 2 isoform X1 — MNSEEEFYDAVTGFDSDNSSGDFSEANHKVAEMLDLDPHQSNRTGKHNGESEIQENGIKRHRTSLPAPMFSRSDFSVWSILKKCIGLELSKITMPIVFNEPLSFLQRITEYMEHIYLINKACSHADPLERMQAVAAFAVSAVASQWERTGKPFNPLLGETYELTREDLGFRFISEQVSHHPPISAFYSEGLNKDFIFHGSIYPKLKFWGKSIEAEPRGTITLELLKHNEAYTWTNPTCCVHNVIIGKLWLEQYGTVEIVNHSTGDKCVLNFKPCGLFGKELHRVEGYIQDKNRKKLCVIYGKWTECLWCTDPTTYETYKKNEKRGGEQKKLKPSEDVIKSENDEADDMPEVQDTVQFIPGSKLLWRINCRPPNSSQMYNFTSFAVSLNELEKGMEAILAPTDCRLRPDIRNMENGNMDVASKEKERLEEKQRAARKERAKDEVEWHTRWFHQGTNPYTGTSDWLYSGGYFDRNFSDCPDIY; from the exons ATGAATAGTGAAGAAGAGTTTTATGATGCCGTTACGG GCTTTGATTCTGACAATTCTTCAGGAGACTTTTCAGAAGCAAATCATAAAGTTGCAGAAATGCTTGATCTAGATCCACATCAAAGCAATAGGACTGGAAAGCATAATGGAGAGTCAGAGATTCAAGAAAATGGAATTAAGAGACACAG GACATCATTACCTGCTCCAATGTTTTCTAGAAGTGATTTTAGTGTGTggagcatattaaaaaaatgcattggaCTG GAGCTGTCTAAGATTACAATGCCTATTGTCTTCAACGAGCCACTGAGTTTTCTTCAACGGATAACAGAATATATGGAACATATATACCTCATTAATAAGGCTTGTAGTCATGCAGACCCCCTGGAAAGAATGCAA GCTGTAGCTGCTTTTGCAGTTTCTGCTGTAGCTTCTCAGTGGGAGAGAACTGGCAAACCATTTAACCCACTGTTAGGAGAAACCTATGAATTAACCAG GGAGGATTTAGGATTTAGGTTTATATCTGAGCAAGTCAGCCACCACCCACCTATTAGTGCATTTTATTCTGAAGGCCTCAATAAGGACTTTATTTTTCATGGATCAATCTATCCCAAACTAAAATTCTGGGGAAAGAGTATAGAAGCAGAGCCTCGAGGAACAATTACTTTGGAGCTTCTGAA ACATAATGAAGCTTACACATGGACAAATCCAACCTGTTGTGTACATAATGTAATTATTGGTAAACTGTGGTTAGAACAATATGGAACGGTAGAAATTGTAAATCACAG TACTGGAGATAAATGTGTCCTTAATTTTAAACCGTGTGGACTGTTTGGGAAAGAGCTTCACAGAGTGGAGGGATACATTCAGGACAAAAA cagaAAGAAGCTGTGCGTGATCTATGGCAAGTGGACAGAATGCTTATGGTGCACTGATCCCACTACGTATGAGACTtacaaaaagaatgagaagaggGGTGGTGAGCAGAAGAAATTGAAGCCG AGTGAAGATGTTATTAAATCTGAAAATGATGAGGCTGATGACATGCCAGAGGTTCAAGACACGGTGCAGTTCATACCAGGCAGTAAATTGCTTTGGAGAATAAATTGTAGGCCACCAAACTCATCACAG atGTACAATTTCACCAGTTTTGCTGTGAGTCTCAATGAGCTAGAAAAGGGCATGGAAGCAATATTAGCTCCCACTGACTGTCGGCTACGTCCAGATATCAGAAATATGGAAAACGGAAACATGG ATGTGGCtagcaaagaaaaagagagactagaagagaaacaaagagctGCTCGCAAGGAGCGCGCAAAAGATGAAGTGGAGTGGCACACACG atggttTCATCAAGGCACTAACCCATACACTGGGACTTCAGATTGGCTGTACTCAGGTGGCTATTTTGATAGAAATTTCTCAGACTGTCCAGACATATACTGA
- the OSBPL2 gene encoding oxysterol-binding protein-related protein 2 isoform X2: MNSEEEFYDAVTGFDSDNSSGDFSEANHKVAEMLDLDPHQSNRTGKHNGESEIQENGIKRHRTSLPAPMFSRSDFSVWSILKKCIGLELSKITMPIVFNEPLSFLQRITEYMEHIYLINKACSHADPLERMQAVAAFAVSAVASQWERTGKPFNPLLGETYELTRHNEAYTWTNPTCCVHNVIIGKLWLEQYGTVEIVNHSTGDKCVLNFKPCGLFGKELHRVEGYIQDKNRKKLCVIYGKWTECLWCTDPTTYETYKKNEKRGGEQKKLKPSEDVIKSENDEADDMPEVQDTVQFIPGSKLLWRINCRPPNSSQMYNFTSFAVSLNELEKGMEAILAPTDCRLRPDIRNMENGNMDVASKEKERLEEKQRAARKERAKDEVEWHTRWFHQGTNPYTGTSDWLYSGGYFDRNFSDCPDIY; the protein is encoded by the exons ATGAATAGTGAAGAAGAGTTTTATGATGCCGTTACGG GCTTTGATTCTGACAATTCTTCAGGAGACTTTTCAGAAGCAAATCATAAAGTTGCAGAAATGCTTGATCTAGATCCACATCAAAGCAATAGGACTGGAAAGCATAATGGAGAGTCAGAGATTCAAGAAAATGGAATTAAGAGACACAG GACATCATTACCTGCTCCAATGTTTTCTAGAAGTGATTTTAGTGTGTggagcatattaaaaaaatgcattggaCTG GAGCTGTCTAAGATTACAATGCCTATTGTCTTCAACGAGCCACTGAGTTTTCTTCAACGGATAACAGAATATATGGAACATATATACCTCATTAATAAGGCTTGTAGTCATGCAGACCCCCTGGAAAGAATGCAA GCTGTAGCTGCTTTTGCAGTTTCTGCTGTAGCTTCTCAGTGGGAGAGAACTGGCAAACCATTTAACCCACTGTTAGGAGAAACCTATGAATTAACCAG ACATAATGAAGCTTACACATGGACAAATCCAACCTGTTGTGTACATAATGTAATTATTGGTAAACTGTGGTTAGAACAATATGGAACGGTAGAAATTGTAAATCACAG TACTGGAGATAAATGTGTCCTTAATTTTAAACCGTGTGGACTGTTTGGGAAAGAGCTTCACAGAGTGGAGGGATACATTCAGGACAAAAA cagaAAGAAGCTGTGCGTGATCTATGGCAAGTGGACAGAATGCTTATGGTGCACTGATCCCACTACGTATGAGACTtacaaaaagaatgagaagaggGGTGGTGAGCAGAAGAAATTGAAGCCG AGTGAAGATGTTATTAAATCTGAAAATGATGAGGCTGATGACATGCCAGAGGTTCAAGACACGGTGCAGTTCATACCAGGCAGTAAATTGCTTTGGAGAATAAATTGTAGGCCACCAAACTCATCACAG atGTACAATTTCACCAGTTTTGCTGTGAGTCTCAATGAGCTAGAAAAGGGCATGGAAGCAATATTAGCTCCCACTGACTGTCGGCTACGTCCAGATATCAGAAATATGGAAAACGGAAACATGG ATGTGGCtagcaaagaaaaagagagactagaagagaaacaaagagctGCTCGCAAGGAGCGCGCAAAAGATGAAGTGGAGTGGCACACACG atggttTCATCAAGGCACTAACCCATACACTGGGACTTCAGATTGGCTGTACTCAGGTGGCTATTTTGATAGAAATTTCTCAGACTGTCCAGACATATACTGA